The genomic DNA GTGATCTGCACCCCCGCTCCAGTTTCGGTGTTGAACAGCCTCATCTCGCCGCCGTGAGCTTCGATCAATGACTTCGAGATGGCTAGCCCCAGCCCACTTCCGCCGCGCCCACGTTCCCGGTCTGGGCCGCTGTAGAACCGTTCGAATGCCCGGTTCAGGGCTTCGGCGGTGAACCCGGTGCCTGTGTTGTGAATCTCGATGTGGGCGGCCCCCGCTTCCACCTCAAGCTTGATCCGGACCGTGCCGTACGGGCGGGTGTGGCGCAGCGCGTTGGTCAGCAGGTTATGGACGACCTGCTCCAACCGGCGCCGGTCGCCCGTCACCCTGACCGGTTCGGCACAGAGGTCCAGGAGAAGCTGGGCGCCCTGTGTCTGGGCTGCCTTCAGGTGATCGGCGTGCAGACGGATCAGGACATCCTGCACCTCCACCGGGCCAAGGTCGAGCCGCAATTCGCCCGCCTCGGCCAGCGAAAGAAGTTGCAAATCCTCAATCAGTTTGGACAGCAGGTCGGTGTGGCCGATCAGTTTCTCCAGTTCCTGCGGGCTGGCGGGCAACACGCCGTCACGCAGACCTTCCAGTCGCCCGCGCAGCACGGTGACCGGCGTGCGGAGTTCGTGGGCCGTGGCGGCCACGCCGTAGCGCCGTTCCCGTTCCAGCCGTTCCAGGGACGCGGCCATGAGGTTGAAGTCTCTCAGGAGCCTCGCCGTCTCATCGCTGCGGCGGTTCAGACTGCCGCCCAGCACGGCGCGGGCGGTGAAGTCCCCGGTCGTCAGCCGGTTCGCGGCGGCGGAGAGTTGCGTCAAAGGACGGGCGAAACGTCTGGCTGACCACCACGTGAGCAGGGACAGCAGGGTGAAGAGCAGCACCAGGGCGAACACGAACAGGGACCGGATCTCATCCACATTCAGGGTGGTCCCGGACAGCCGTCTGGCCTGTGCCAGCAGGGGGTCGAGTTGATCCGGGGGCAGCCGAAACTGGGCCGTCAGCAGCGCCCCGGTCTGTCGCTGCACCTCATCCATGAACGCCGACCAGGCGTAACTGAGGACGACGAACATGGTGAGAGAAGTCAGCAGCACCACCCCCAGCATGGTTTTGTAGAGGTCGGCGGCCAGGGAGTTCCAGCCGCGCCACACGGCCTGCCCGGGCGTGTCTGGCGGCTTCATTCGTCCGCCAGTCGGAAGCCCACGCCGCGCACGGTCTGAATGAGGCCCGGCTGACCCGCTTCCTCCAGTTTCCGGCGCAGGTTCCACAGATGGGTGTCGATCACCCGTTCCAGCGCGTCCGACTCGGGCAGGGCCACCTCCAGCAGTTCCGCACGGGAACAGACCCGGCCCCGGTGCCGCAGCAGGTGTTCGAGCAGGCGGTACTCGGTCATGGTCACGTCGAGGCGGTGCCCAGCCACCCGAACCCGCACGGCCAGCGGATCGAGTTCCAGCCCCGCAAAACGGAGCGGTTGCCCCTCTGTCTGCGTTCCGGCGCGGCGCAGCACGGCCCCCACGCGGGCGACCACCTCCAACGGGCTGAAGGGCTTGACCACGTAATCGTCCGCGCCCATCCTGAGGCCCAGGAGTTTGTCCAGGTCTTCCGCGAACGCCGTGACCATGATGACGGGCGTCCCCGCCGTCTCCCGGATGCGCCGCAGCACCTCGAAGCCGTCGAATTCGGGCAGATTGACATCCAGCAACACCAGGTCCGGCCGGGCCGCGCGGTGCAGGTTCACGGCCCCTGAGCCGGTGCTGGCACGCTCGGTGCGGAACCCCTCGCGGCGCAGATACACCTCCAGCACTTCGGCAATGTCTGGCTCGTCCTCCACGATCAGCACGAGTTGGCCCGGGTTCACGCCTTCCAGTGTAGGCACCCTTGCCAAGACCATGCCCGGGGCGTGTCGAGAAACCTTGTCCTTTTCCCGAACGCGTCTTGTGGGTCGCCGCACACACTCCATGCAGGGCTGCACGTCGCTGCCCAGGGAGTGAGCCTTACCGAACGAAGGAGCAGAACATGACACGACCTGTCCCCATCCACAGCGCCCCCGAGGACCCGCCGATCCCCGTGCAGGTCAAGCTCGCCGCCGCATGGACCAGCTTCATGTTCCTCTACGTCTATGTCGACATCTTAAATTTCTACAAGCCTGGCGTCGTCAAAGGCATCCTGGACGGCCTCGTCTGGAAGTTCGACATCAGCTCGACGTTGTTGACCCTTTTCCTCGTGTCCGTCTCGATCCCGGCCATGATGGTGTGGCTCTCCATGACGCTGCCCGCCCGGGTGAACCGCGCCACGAACCTCGTCGTTGCGTCGCTCCTCATCCCCTACTCGCTGTTCAACGCGGCAGGGGCGACCTGGGAGTGGGCCGCCTTTTACGGCCTCTCCATCGGACTCGAGGTGCTGCTCCTGGCCTTCATCCTGCGCTCTGCCTGGACCTGGCGCCGAACGCGCAAAGGCGCTGCGGAGGTCGCGACGGCAGCTTGACGCCCTCCTCCATCTTCGTGAATTCGGTGGACGAGGTGGCGGGCGGCGCGCCCCCATCGGACCTCCTGCGTAAGTCGTCAGCCAAGCTGGCCGGGTGGGTCACGAGCGACTGGACCGGACGCTGAGGATGAACCGCCAGCAGTTCAAGCATTGACGGTGGAGCCGAACTGCCGGGAATGGTTCTGCTGTGGTGCTGCCCGGGGCCGGCACCCGCGGTGACAGCACGGCGCGCGTGGCTCAGCGGAACTTGAAGGTGGCGAGGTGCGGAAGGCCGTCGGCGAGCACCACGTTGAGCTGGCGGCACGTCCCGGCCCAACTCCGGTCGGTCTTCCAGATAGAGCTGTAGGTGTCGCTCGCCGCGTCGTAGCTCAGGCTGCTTCCCCCGGCGGTGACCGTCTGCTCGATCTCGTCGGCCGGAGCACTGCCGTCGCACGGCACGGCGCTCACTCGGGGCGAGCCCGCCGCCAGGATGTTCAGGCCCCGGTTGCCACCCAAGCCGAACTTGACCGGGACGACGCTCCCCGCCTTGACCGTGTTCGCCGTCGGCAGGTTGTCCACGGGCTGGAGAAAGCCCCGGAAGGGATAGGCGACGGTGTGCCGCACGGTGACCGGGGTGGCCGCGTTCCCGGCCCTGTCGGTCGCGTCGACCGTGAAGGTCTTGGGCCCCACCGAGGCGGTGTCGATGGCGGCACCGCTCGCCACGGACGCTGTGCGTTTCCGGGCGCCCGGTGGGGCTATGGAACCCAGGGGGACTTCTACGGCTACAAATTGCATGCGTGGGTGACAGGAGGCGGAAAGATTGTCCAATACGCCCTCCGGCCCGCCAACCTTCACGACCTGACCGTCGGCTTTGAGCTGAATCAAAGGTGGCTGGAGTTCGGTGGCCCCAGGGTCATCAGAGACAAGGGCTATGCTGCGCTGGGCTTTGTCTTTCCACCGAAGAAGAACACGCGCGACGACTTGGGGTGGCGGGTCTCCCGCCACCCCAAACTCCGCAAACGCATCGAAACGGTTTTCCCCCAACTCGTCGCGGGGCAGATTCGCTCCGTTCAAGCCAAAACGCTGGCAGGCTTACGGCTCCGCGTCGCGCTGGCCGTCCTCGCCCACAACCTCACCGGGCCCTAAACGGCGTTCATAACCTCGGCAGGCGCTAAACGGCGTTTATAGGCTTCTAAAGCTCTAGAAATAGAGAAATCTTGGCTGATGTTAACCAAGCCGTCTCACCCTGACCGGGTGGGACACCCGGGCGAGGATTTCCGGGTCATCGCCGAGCGGCGGCTGAAGGAGATCCATGCCGCGTACCACAACCTCATGGGGTGATCTCGACCGGACGAGCTTGACCGCGCTGAACCGTTCCACCGGGGGAGGGGCAAGGATTCCACGTCGTGTTCACCTCCATACCTAGGCTGAGAGCATGAACAGAGCCTCCGTGTTGTCCGCCCTGCTGCTCGCCGCACTCGCGCATGCCCAGCAGGTGGGGCGCGAGGACATCACCTTGAATTTCGGTGACTTCCAGAGCAAGGCCCAGTGGACGTATCCGGGCAGCACGACCAGGAAGCTTCCTGCCGTGTTGCTCATCCCGGGCTCCACGCCTGCCGATATGGACTTTCATGTGTATGGTGCGGACGGCACCCTGAAGTCCAGCATCTTCAAGGACCTCGCCAGCGGTCTTGCCACACGGGGGATCGCGACGCTGCGCTACAACAAGCACTACGTCAGCGGCCCGCGGCAGGTGGACGCCCAGAAGTTCTACACCCAGGCCGACCTGGGCATGTTCCTGCGCGACGCCGAGACGGCCCTCCAGGCCATGGAGCAGAATCCGCGCGTGGATCCACGGCGGGTCTTCGTCTACGGCTGGAGCGAGGGCAGCACCGTCGCTGCCGCGCTCGCCGCGCGTCACCCCGAACTGGCCGGTCTGATTCTTCAGGGGCCGGTCGTGCTCCCGTGGCGCCAACTCTTCGAGGCGCAGTTCAACGAGGTGCAGTTGCCCCACCTGCGCTCGGTCGTGGGCGACGCACTGACGAATGACAACCTCCCCCAGGTGCTCGCCGGTAAGGGCGGCCTCGTCGCCAAGAGCGTCGGGGCGTACTTCGCCGACCCGGTGCAGGCTCAGCAGGGCAAGTTCGTCGTCAACTCCGCCCTCGATGCGAACAGGAACGGCCGGCTGGAAGTGGATGCCGAGATCGTGCCCGGGTTCCGGGCGGTGCTGGACTCCGCCTTCAGGCCGCAGGGCTTTTTCAGCATCTACTCGCCGAACCGCGCCCTGCCGACCGTCACCGCACAGGTGCAACAGCTCAAGCTGCCGGTGCTGGTGCTCCAGGGACGCAACGACGCGAACACCCCCGTGAGCCATCTGGAGACGCTCGAGACTGCCTTCCGGAAGGCGGGCACGCGGGCCACCGTCAAGGTCTATCCCGGGCTGGGCCACACGCTCGGTCCGGCGGCCAGCGTGATCGACGACGATTTCCGGCCTATCGCGGAGCAGCCCATGCAGGACGCGGCCGACTGGATCGGGGCGCATTGAGAAACCCCGGTCCGGTGCCTCCCGGCGGCCTGGCGACTGTGCCGCATGCCGGCGGGACATGGGCTGCGCACCCACGGGAAGGGCACAACAGCGGCGCGCCCCGGGGCGCGCTGTTCAGGCCGCAGGCGTCCTGCCTTCACCTCGGCAGGAATGAAGGGGGCGGGGAGAGTCGGGCGCCGTGGAGATGACGGCGGCGCTCACTCGAAACGCAAACACTCGATAGGGTCCAGGGCGGCGGCCCGCGACGCCGGCAGCACGCCGAACAGCAGACCGATCACCACGCTCACCCCGAACGGGATCAGCAGCGTGAACCAGCCCACGTGGAACGCCGCCTGCACCGGCAACAGCGCCGTCACGCCCCACAACAGGGCCAGGGCAAGCAGGCTCCCCAGGCCGCCCCCGACGCCCGTCAGCAGCAACGCCTCCAGCAGGAACATGGCGTTGATCGTCTCCCGGTGCGCGCCCAACGCGACCAGCAGGCCGATGTCACGCAGACGCTCGTTCACGGACACCAACATCATGTTCATGATGCCGATGCCTGCCACAAGCAGGGACAGGCCGCCGACCGTGGCCAGCACGACCGTCACGATGCCGGTGACGGTATCGATCACGTTCGCGAACAGGTCGGTGGACTGGACGGTGAACTTGCCGTCCTCGTGGTTCCCCGCGAGAAGCTGCTCGATCTTCCGGGAGACGCCGGCCATGCCGACCTGATCGTCAACGATGACCTGCACGACGTCGAAGGTGCCTTCGGCCTGGCTGTTCGACC from Deinococcus aestuarii includes the following:
- a CDS encoding alpha/beta hydrolase family protein → MNRASVLSALLLAALAHAQQVGREDITLNFGDFQSKAQWTYPGSTTRKLPAVLLIPGSTPADMDFHVYGADGTLKSSIFKDLASGLATRGIATLRYNKHYVSGPRQVDAQKFYTQADLGMFLRDAETALQAMEQNPRVDPRRVFVYGWSEGSTVAAALAARHPELAGLILQGPVVLPWRQLFEAQFNEVQLPHLRSVVGDALTNDNLPQVLAGKGGLVAKSVGAYFADPVQAQQGKFVVNSALDANRNGRLEVDAEIVPGFRAVLDSAFRPQGFFSIYSPNRALPTVTAQVQQLKLPVLVLQGRNDANTPVSHLETLETAFRKAGTRATVKVYPGLGHTLGPAASVIDDDFRPIAEQPMQDAADWIGAH
- a CDS encoding DUF6326 family protein; this encodes MTRPVPIHSAPEDPPIPVQVKLAAAWTSFMFLYVYVDILNFYKPGVVKGILDGLVWKFDISSTLLTLFLVSVSIPAMMVWLSMTLPARVNRATNLVVASLLIPYSLFNAAGATWEWAAFYGLSIGLEVLLLAFILRSAWTWRRTRKGAAEVATAA
- a CDS encoding sensor histidine kinase translates to MKPPDTPGQAVWRGWNSLAADLYKTMLGVVLLTSLTMFVVLSYAWSAFMDEVQRQTGALLTAQFRLPPDQLDPLLAQARRLSGTTLNVDEIRSLFVFALVLLFTLLSLLTWWSARRFARPLTQLSAAANRLTTGDFTARAVLGGSLNRRSDETARLLRDFNLMAASLERLERERRYGVAATAHELRTPVTVLRGRLEGLRDGVLPASPQELEKLIGHTDLLSKLIEDLQLLSLAEAGELRLDLGPVEVQDVLIRLHADHLKAAQTQGAQLLLDLCAEPVRVTGDRRRLEQVVHNLLTNALRHTRPYGTVRIKLEVEAGAAHIEIHNTGTGFTAEALNRAFERFYSGPDRERGRGGSGLGLAISKSLIEAHGGEMRLFNTETGAGVQITLNPLAEGDGLHGARPRF
- a CDS encoding response regulator transcription factor codes for the protein MNPGQLVLIVEDEPDIAEVLEVYLRREGFRTERASTGSGAVNLHRAARPDLVLLDVNLPEFDGFEVLRRIRETAGTPVIMVTAFAEDLDKLLGLRMGADDYVVKPFSPLEVVARVGAVLRRAGTQTEGQPLRFAGLELDPLAVRVRVAGHRLDVTMTEYRLLEHLLRHRGRVCSRAELLEVALPESDALERVIDTHLWNLRRKLEEAGQPGLIQTVRGVGFRLADE
- a CDS encoding PxKF domain-containing protein, which encodes MQFVAVEVPLGSIAPPGARKRTASVASGAAIDTASVGPKTFTVDATDRAGNAATPVTVRHTVAYPFRGFLQPVDNLPTANTVKAGSVVPVKFGLGGNRGLNILAAGSPRVSAVPCDGSAPADEIEQTVTAGGSSLSYDAASDTYSSIWKTDRSWAGTCRQLNVVLADGLPHLATFKFR